In Streptomyces chartreusis NRRL 3882, the following are encoded in one genomic region:
- a CDS encoding SDR family NAD(P)-dependent oxidoreductase: MSNQQHSRENTMVATGSLDGRVAVITGSTRSIGRAIAEAFLADGATVVVSGRSEVKGKQALEEMDAGDRAVFHPCDAGRQEDIEGLADFAAERFGRLDIWVNNAGGSSGFAPIHQLSDEAWHDALKLNVNNYFYGTRRALPAMLENGWGRIINISSVEGKQANKPGISHYITNKHAIHGLTKATAFEYGTQGVTCNAICPGAVDTDLMRAAGPAAAEAEGIGYEEWLSRFAEHAATKKITTVEQIAAVASLLASEAGAGITGTLISVDGGTAQW, from the coding sequence GTGAGCAACCAACAACACTCGCGGGAGAACACCATGGTGGCTACGGGCAGCCTCGACGGACGTGTCGCGGTGATCACGGGCAGCACGCGCAGCATCGGCCGCGCCATCGCCGAGGCCTTCCTGGCCGACGGCGCCACGGTCGTCGTCAGCGGCCGTTCCGAGGTCAAGGGCAAGCAGGCCCTGGAGGAGATGGACGCCGGGGACCGGGCCGTCTTCCACCCCTGCGACGCGGGCCGCCAGGAGGACATCGAGGGCCTCGCCGACTTCGCCGCGGAGCGCTTCGGCCGGCTCGACATCTGGGTCAACAACGCCGGCGGCAGCTCCGGCTTCGCCCCGATCCACCAGCTCAGCGACGAGGCGTGGCACGACGCCCTCAAGCTCAACGTCAACAACTACTTCTACGGCACCCGCCGCGCGCTGCCGGCGATGCTGGAGAACGGCTGGGGCCGCATCATCAACATCTCGTCGGTCGAGGGCAAGCAGGCCAACAAGCCCGGGATCAGCCACTACATCACCAACAAGCACGCCATCCACGGGCTCACCAAGGCGACGGCTTTCGAGTACGGCACGCAGGGAGTCACCTGCAACGCCATCTGCCCCGGCGCCGTCGACACCGACCTGATGCGTGCCGCGGGGCCGGCCGCCGCCGAGGCCGAGGGCATCGGCTACGAGGAATGGCTGAGCCGCTTCGCCGAGCACGCCGCCACCAAGAAGATCACCACGGTGGAGCAGATCGCGGCGGTCGCCTCGCTGCTCGCGAGCGAGGCGGGGGCGGGCATCACCGGCACGCTGATCAGCGTCGACGGCGGAACAGCGCAGTGGTAG
- a CDS encoding PEP-utilizing enzyme, with translation MKSWITDWQRSERLPHYTRANAGETLPDPASPLGWTLVWGRGLQGWRRGFVGFGIYSEEEVAGPRPPFVGMFGGHFYLNLSHMRLFGIRMGQTADQIDAAFVGQRSDTPVYLAHPDDQDEELTAKAGATLQRMLGQTTFPEADVDRERLRALRRSRPGLTRLSDAELVAHARSLLDEVETTFQRHVESSLPASVGPAILGPLCASVDRPGAMLDLIGGLGDVDSASPSAGLWTLSRQVAASAELSALFDRGPAAVERALDGASGDVKAFRDAFEEFLAESGDRGPNEWDIHALSWEAAPVQALALVDRIRRSPDDDSPAARRKRLTEGRERTAREIRGALPEDAQPMFDAGMHASQVWIPARERTKANCVTVVNEIRMAVRELGRRGVEAGLFARPEDVMMLLDTELDEYVAAPESFGPVIARRLEEYAGLHELEPPFFVADDAQTEIDTWPRRAGERAEAAVEGDVLGGVGGSHGTCTGTVRVVTDPASCEALEPGEVLVAPITDAAWTPLFLVAGAAVVDVGALNSHAVVVCRELGIPAVISVEGGTRRLRDGMVVTVDGDRGTVTVDSVPTTPGV, from the coding sequence ATGAAGAGCTGGATCACGGACTGGCAGCGCAGTGAGCGGCTGCCGCACTACACGCGGGCCAATGCGGGCGAGACGCTGCCGGACCCCGCCAGCCCGCTGGGCTGGACCCTGGTCTGGGGGCGGGGCCTGCAGGGCTGGCGTCGCGGCTTCGTCGGGTTCGGCATCTACAGCGAGGAGGAGGTAGCCGGCCCCCGGCCCCCGTTCGTCGGCATGTTCGGCGGCCACTTCTACCTCAATCTGTCCCACATGCGGCTGTTCGGCATCCGCATGGGCCAGACCGCGGACCAGATCGACGCGGCCTTCGTCGGACAGCGCTCCGACACGCCGGTGTACCTCGCGCACCCGGACGACCAGGACGAGGAGCTGACCGCCAAGGCGGGCGCGACGCTCCAGCGGATGCTCGGCCAGACCACCTTCCCGGAGGCCGACGTTGACCGGGAGCGGCTGCGCGCCCTGCGGCGCTCGCGACCCGGCCTGACGCGGCTGTCCGACGCCGAACTCGTGGCGCACGCACGGTCGTTGCTGGACGAGGTGGAGACGACGTTCCAGCGGCACGTCGAGTCGTCGCTGCCCGCGTCCGTCGGACCGGCGATCCTCGGCCCGCTGTGCGCGAGCGTGGACCGCCCCGGCGCCATGCTCGACCTCATCGGCGGTCTCGGGGACGTCGACTCCGCCTCCCCCTCGGCCGGGCTGTGGACGCTGTCCCGGCAGGTGGCGGCCTCGGCCGAACTGAGCGCGCTGTTCGACCGGGGTCCGGCCGCGGTGGAGCGGGCGCTCGACGGGGCGAGCGGGGACGTGAAGGCGTTCCGTGACGCCTTCGAGGAGTTCCTGGCGGAGTCCGGCGACCGCGGCCCCAACGAGTGGGACATCCACGCGTTGTCCTGGGAGGCGGCGCCCGTCCAGGCGCTGGCCCTGGTCGACCGGATCCGGCGCAGTCCCGACGACGACTCGCCGGCCGCCCGCCGGAAACGGCTCACCGAGGGGCGCGAGCGGACGGCGCGGGAGATCAGAGGCGCACTGCCCGAGGACGCGCAGCCGATGTTCGACGCCGGGATGCACGCCTCCCAGGTGTGGATCCCGGCCCGCGAGCGCACGAAGGCGAACTGCGTCACGGTCGTCAACGAGATCCGCATGGCCGTACGGGAGCTCGGCCGCCGGGGCGTCGAGGCGGGGCTCTTCGCCCGGCCCGAGGACGTGATGATGCTGCTGGACACCGAACTCGACGAGTATGTCGCCGCCCCGGAATCCTTCGGCCCCGTCATCGCGCGGCGGCTGGAGGAGTACGCGGGCCTGCACGAACTGGAACCGCCGTTCTTCGTCGCCGACGACGCGCAGACCGAGATCGACACCTGGCCGCGCCGCGCCGGGGAACGGGCCGAGGCGGCCGTCGAGGGCGATGTGCTCGGCGGTGTGGGCGGCAGCCACGGCACGTGCACCGGCACGGTGCGGGTGGTCACCGACCCGGCCTCGTGCGAGGCGCTGGAGCCCGGCGAGGTGCTGGTCGCGCCGATCACGGACGCGGCCTGGACCCCGCTGTTCCTGGTCGCCGGAGCCGCCGTCGTGGACGTGGGCGCGCTCAACAGCCATGCCGTGGTGGTCTGCCGTGAGCTGGGCATCCCGGCCGTGATCTCCGTCGAGGGCGGGACGCGACGGCTGCGGGACGGCATGGTGGTCACGGTCGACGGTGACCGGGGCACGGTCACCGTCGACAGCGTGCCGACCACGCCCGGAGTCTGA
- a CDS encoding putative quinol monooxygenase encodes MAEEIIVAGWMDYEAGDRDRVLGHLVVLGDRTREEEPGCLDYAMTADPGSEQRIRVYERWASRQALDEHFATPHIKEFRAAVAGITRVGVCLEAHTVASSRPMR; translated from the coding sequence ATGGCAGAGGAAATCATCGTCGCGGGCTGGATGGACTACGAGGCCGGCGATCGCGACAGGGTGCTGGGACATCTGGTCGTGCTGGGAGACCGGACCCGTGAGGAGGAGCCGGGCTGCCTGGACTACGCGATGACCGCGGACCCGGGCAGCGAACAGCGGATCCGTGTGTACGAGCGGTGGGCCTCCCGGCAAGCCCTCGACGAGCACTTCGCCACGCCGCACATCAAGGAGTTCCGGGCGGCCGTGGCCGGGATCACGCGGGTCGGGGTCTGCCTGGAGGCCCACACCGTGGCCTCGTCACGACCCATGCGCTGA
- a CDS encoding NADP-dependent oxidoreductase encodes MTPRTTRVVCLVRRPDGEPLPRDFAVEEHPLPPLGEGQVLVRNLYMSVDPSMRGRLSTTEKHYTHNFTPGSPLDGRALGVVEESRCASVPPGTYVRHQLGWRERAVLDAVAVDGAGRIDPDVAPLPTWLGLLGQTGFTAYVGLTRIAHLRPGDTVFVSAAAGAVGTAAGQFARLLGAVRVIGTAGGPDKCALLVKEFGYDAAADYRAEPVRDALARLAPDGIDVYFDNVGGEQFAAALHALRTGGRVALCGMMSQFGGEGRTVDINQLIQAVLKRLTLCGFIVRDHEDLRTEFEQRVAGWLAEGRITARETVVDGLENAAGALLSLLGGGNVGKMLVRLGESAHGS; translated from the coding sequence GTGACGCCCCGTACGACCCGGGTGGTCTGTCTGGTGCGCCGACCCGACGGAGAACCGCTCCCCCGTGACTTCGCCGTCGAGGAGCACCCGTTGCCACCCCTGGGGGAGGGGCAGGTGCTCGTGCGCAACCTCTACATGAGCGTCGACCCGTCCATGCGCGGGCGGCTGTCGACCACCGAGAAGCACTACACGCACAACTTCACCCCGGGCTCGCCGCTCGACGGCCGCGCCCTCGGTGTCGTGGAGGAGAGCCGCTGCGCCTCGGTGCCGCCGGGCACGTACGTACGCCATCAGCTCGGCTGGCGGGAACGGGCGGTGCTCGACGCGGTGGCCGTCGACGGCGCCGGCCGCATCGACCCGGACGTCGCGCCGCTGCCCACCTGGTTGGGCCTGCTCGGCCAGACCGGTTTCACCGCGTACGTCGGCCTGACCCGTATCGCGCACCTGCGTCCGGGCGACACCGTCTTCGTGTCGGCGGCGGCCGGCGCCGTCGGCACCGCCGCCGGCCAGTTCGCGCGCCTGCTGGGCGCGGTCCGCGTCATCGGGACCGCCGGAGGGCCGGACAAGTGCGCCCTCCTGGTGAAGGAGTTCGGCTACGACGCGGCCGCGGACTACCGTGCCGAGCCGGTGCGCGACGCGCTGGCCCGGCTGGCACCCGACGGCATCGACGTCTACTTCGACAACGTCGGCGGCGAACAGTTCGCCGCGGCTCTGCACGCACTGCGCACCGGTGGCCGGGTCGCCCTGTGCGGCATGATGTCGCAGTTCGGCGGCGAGGGGCGGACCGTGGACATCAACCAGTTGATCCAGGCGGTCCTCAAGCGGCTGACACTCTGCGGGTTCATCGTCCGCGACCACGAGGACCTGCGGACGGAGTTCGAGCAACGGGTCGCCGGCTGGCTCGCCGAGGGCCGGATCACCGCGCGCGAGACGGTCGTCGACGGCCTGGAGAACGCCGCGGGAGCGCTGCTGTCCCTGCTGGGCGGCGGCAACGTCGGCAAGATGCTGGTCCGGTTGGGGGAGTCAGCGCATGGGTCGTGA
- a CDS encoding 2Fe-2S iron-sulfur cluster-binding protein, which translates to MDEQVTHRVAVRPSGVELEVLDGEDLFTAARRLGYRWPTVCGGKGTCRTCFVQVEEGAENCSPVGPLEREGIEALRKPVDGLTRLACRLLVEGPVTVTKRGVRRRVQE; encoded by the coding sequence GTGGATGAGCAGGTGACCCACCGGGTGGCGGTCAGACCCTCCGGCGTCGAGCTCGAAGTCCTCGACGGCGAGGACCTGTTCACCGCCGCCCGGCGGCTCGGCTACCGCTGGCCCACCGTCTGCGGCGGCAAGGGCACCTGCCGTACCTGCTTCGTCCAGGTCGAGGAGGGCGCCGAGAACTGTTCCCCCGTGGGCCCGCTGGAACGCGAGGGCATCGAGGCCCTGCGCAAGCCGGTGGACGGCCTGACCCGGCTCGCCTGCCGGCTCCTGGTCGAGGGCCCGGTGACCGTGACCAAGCGCGGCGTGCGCCGCCGAGTGCAGGAGTGA
- a CDS encoding aromatic ring-hydroxylating oxygenase subunit alpha: MDESSEPATARCPGPSVQDYLDQDSRPVPPALRYERNDYLGSEDIDTARFTSREWAEREMRQVWRRVWQFACLESEIPEVGDHEVYEIGDDSLIVVRTAPGEIRAFVNVCLHRGRKLRTGGGNVSEFRCSFHGFAWNLDGTMQTPPCAWDFPHVTPEKFALPEAQVATWRGFVFINMDPYAESFDSYRGTFDDYYIWPLENRYKSLHIGKVLPCNWKIAQDAFIESFHVIATHPQMLPWLADANSQYDVMADQPNWNRMINIQGAPSPHVADSVTEEDVLETFYDSRAFYAAAQGRDLVMREGDELPAIPPGGTARQVLAARMREQLAATSHQDFSETPDTELLDAINYLLFPNFNPWGGAKSNIIYRFRPNGLDPDSCTAEIIFMSSPKQPGETPPPAKIRWVPEDMLFADIPELGVLGPVFDQDCENLPYVQQGLKAMRKPGITLANYQESRIRHFNRTLDRWMSR; the protein is encoded by the coding sequence ATGGACGAATCGTCGGAGCCGGCCACGGCGCGGTGCCCCGGGCCCAGCGTCCAGGACTACCTCGACCAGGACAGCCGCCCCGTTCCCCCCGCCCTGAGGTACGAGCGCAACGACTACCTCGGCAGCGAGGACATCGACACCGCCCGCTTCACCTCCCGAGAGTGGGCCGAGCGCGAGATGCGGCAGGTGTGGCGGCGCGTCTGGCAGTTCGCCTGCCTGGAGAGCGAGATCCCCGAGGTCGGCGACCACGAGGTCTACGAGATCGGCGACGACTCCCTCATCGTCGTCCGCACGGCCCCCGGCGAGATCCGTGCCTTCGTCAACGTCTGCCTGCACCGCGGACGCAAACTGCGCACCGGCGGCGGCAACGTCAGCGAGTTCCGCTGCTCGTTCCACGGCTTCGCCTGGAACCTCGACGGCACGATGCAGACCCCGCCCTGTGCCTGGGACTTCCCGCACGTCACCCCGGAGAAGTTCGCGCTCCCCGAGGCGCAGGTGGCCACCTGGCGGGGCTTCGTCTTCATCAACATGGACCCGTACGCCGAGTCCTTCGACAGCTACCGCGGCACCTTCGACGACTACTACATCTGGCCGCTGGAGAACCGCTACAAGTCGCTGCACATCGGCAAGGTGCTGCCCTGCAACTGGAAGATCGCACAGGACGCGTTCATCGAGTCCTTCCACGTGATCGCCACGCACCCGCAGATGCTGCCGTGGCTCGCCGACGCCAACTCGCAGTACGACGTCATGGCGGACCAGCCGAACTGGAACCGGATGATCAACATCCAGGGCGCGCCCAGCCCGCACGTGGCGGACTCGGTCACGGAGGAGGACGTTCTGGAGACCTTCTACGACTCGCGTGCGTTCTATGCCGCCGCCCAGGGCCGTGACCTGGTCATGCGGGAGGGTGACGAACTGCCGGCGATCCCGCCCGGTGGCACCGCCCGCCAGGTCCTCGCCGCGCGGATGCGCGAGCAACTCGCGGCCACCTCGCACCAGGACTTCTCGGAGACCCCGGACACCGAGCTGCTCGACGCCATCAACTACTTGCTGTTCCCCAATTTCAACCCCTGGGGCGGCGCCAAGTCGAACATCATCTACCGGTTCCGGCCCAACGGCCTCGACCCCGACTCCTGCACCGCCGAGATCATCTTCATGTCGTCCCCGAAGCAGCCCGGCGAGACGCCGCCCCCGGCGAAGATCCGCTGGGTGCCCGAGGACATGCTCTTCGCCGACATCCCCGAACTCGGCGTCCTCGGCCCCGTCTTCGACCAGGACTGCGAGAACCTGCCCTACGTCCAGCAGGGCCTCAAGGCGATGCGCAAGCCGGGCATCACCCTGGCGAACTACCAGGAGAGCCGCATCCGCCACTTCAACCGGACGCTCGACCGGTGGATGAGCAGGTGA
- a CDS encoding NAD(P)-dependent alcohol dehydrogenase, with product MKAVQYRRVGHAPEVVDVPVPEPGPGQVLLQVTAAGLCHSDLAVMGWPEEQFPYALPMTLGHEGVGTVAALGAGVTAVTEGEAVAVYGPWGCGRCHPCAEGKENCCPHAAGLGILPPGLGSPGALAEYVLVDSPGHLVPLNGLDPVQAAPLTDAGLTPYHAIRGSLPKLPPGSTAVVIGVGGLGHLAVQLLRALSPARVVALDVSKEKLTLAHDVGAHETLLSDGEAAARIRELTGGTGAEVVLDFVGAETTLAVAAASVAVAGDVTVVGLGGGTLAVGFGGGLPFEVSASFPYWGSRTELMEVLELARQGLVSCHVETFTLEQAPEAYERLHAGEINGRAVILPHA from the coding sequence ATGAAGGCTGTTCAGTACCGGCGGGTGGGGCACGCCCCCGAGGTCGTGGACGTGCCGGTGCCCGAACCCGGCCCGGGCCAGGTGCTGTTGCAGGTGACGGCGGCGGGGCTCTGCCACTCCGATCTGGCCGTGATGGGCTGGCCCGAGGAGCAGTTCCCCTACGCGCTGCCGATGACACTCGGTCACGAGGGCGTCGGCACGGTGGCCGCGCTGGGCGCCGGTGTCACCGCCGTGACCGAGGGCGAGGCGGTGGCGGTGTACGGCCCGTGGGGCTGCGGGCGCTGCCACCCGTGCGCCGAAGGCAAGGAGAACTGCTGTCCGCACGCCGCCGGACTCGGCATCCTGCCGCCCGGGCTCGGTTCCCCCGGCGCCCTGGCGGAGTACGTGCTGGTGGACTCGCCCGGCCACCTGGTCCCGCTGAACGGACTCGACCCCGTGCAGGCCGCGCCCCTGACGGACGCCGGGCTGACCCCCTATCACGCGATCCGCGGATCGCTGCCGAAGCTGCCGCCCGGCAGCACGGCGGTGGTGATCGGCGTCGGCGGTCTGGGGCATCTCGCCGTGCAACTGTTGCGCGCGCTGTCCCCGGCCCGGGTGGTCGCGCTCGACGTGAGCAAGGAGAAGCTCACGCTGGCACATGACGTCGGCGCCCACGAGACGCTCCTCTCCGACGGCGAGGCGGCCGCACGGATCCGGGAGCTCACCGGCGGTACGGGAGCGGAGGTCGTCCTGGACTTCGTCGGAGCCGAGACGACCCTGGCGGTGGCCGCCGCGTCGGTGGCGGTGGCGGGCGACGTCACTGTCGTCGGCCTCGGCGGGGGCACGCTGGCCGTCGGCTTCGGGGGCGGCCTGCCGTTCGAGGTCTCGGCCTCCTTCCCCTACTGGGGCAGCCGGACGGAGCTGATGGAGGTCCTGGAACTGGCGCGGCAGGGTCTCGTGTCCTGTCACGTCGAGACCTTCACGCTGGAACAGGCGCCCGAGGCGTACGAGCGCCTGCACGCCGGGGAGATCAACGGCCGCGCGGTGATACTGCCGCACGCCTGA
- a CDS encoding DUF4328 domain-containing protein: MSASSDLRPRRMLPSGTPRSARGLLAAASASLAIVALSDLFAVFAGARLYPLIEDDQGSAVVPQQRLDAAYSLYQTAGNVRGIVYVPCAVLFVAWFFWTRRNTGLLAPDRFRKGPGWAIGGWLIPLANFWLPYRIAVDMWGAATPLPADGESYRVSIWPVNLWWGLLVSSELFGWYAASRYESAEAPTEIRAAVMQYMAADALDIAAAVAAVYFAVRLTSMHWLKASAGSPYSR, encoded by the coding sequence ATGTCTGCATCCAGTGATCTCCGTCCGCGTCGCATGCTGCCGAGCGGAACGCCACGCTCGGCGCGCGGCCTCCTGGCCGCGGCGTCGGCGTCGCTCGCGATCGTCGCCCTGAGCGATCTCTTCGCCGTCTTCGCCGGAGCCCGGCTCTACCCGCTCATCGAGGACGACCAGGGGTCTGCCGTCGTTCCCCAGCAGAGGCTGGACGCCGCCTACTCGCTGTACCAGACAGCCGGCAACGTCCGAGGCATCGTGTACGTGCCCTGCGCGGTCCTCTTCGTCGCCTGGTTCTTCTGGACGCGCCGCAACACCGGGCTACTGGCACCCGATCGGTTCCGCAAGGGCCCGGGCTGGGCGATCGGCGGCTGGCTCATTCCACTGGCGAACTTCTGGCTGCCGTACCGCATCGCCGTCGACATGTGGGGTGCCGCAACACCCCTGCCCGCCGACGGGGAGTCGTACCGGGTATCGATCTGGCCCGTGAACCTGTGGTGGGGCCTGCTCGTTTCCAGCGAGTTGTTCGGCTGGTACGCCGCGTCGCGATACGAGAGCGCCGAGGCACCCACGGAGATTCGGGCCGCGGTGATGCAGTACATGGCAGCGGACGCCCTGGACATCGCCGCTGCCGTGGCCGCGGTGTACTTCGCCGTGCGTCTGACATCCATGCACTGGCTGAAGGCGAGCGCCGGCAGTCCTTACAGCAGGTGA
- a CDS encoding ThuA domain-containing protein, protein MAGPAGRLDAVLVCGGRWHDFDHVRLRLLELLGEHPRVRTTVYQDYDCAAALDKADLLVTYTCDVRPRPAQRAALSRFVERGGRWLALHGTNSVIEPSTDGSSRVFTTPRLLGELAEVLGSQFLAHPPIEPYEVLVTRPDHPLVAGIGPFTVTDELYVCALHGELEVLLHAEYTGPCRGFAEGDAAALDAAPRPVLYLKRHGLGEVCYFTLGHCRGRYDMQDLGVDDTGRVDVGPWRTPEFLTVLRRCVERTVGGRSQAGGAG, encoded by the coding sequence GTGGCGGGCCCGGCCGGCCGCCTGGACGCCGTACTGGTCTGCGGCGGCCGCTGGCACGACTTCGACCACGTGCGGCTCCGGCTGCTGGAGCTGCTCGGAGAGCATCCCCGGGTCCGCACCACGGTGTACCAGGACTACGACTGCGCGGCCGCACTCGACAAGGCCGACCTGCTGGTCACCTACACCTGCGACGTCCGGCCCCGCCCGGCGCAGCGGGCAGCGCTTTCACGGTTCGTCGAGCGGGGCGGGCGCTGGCTCGCCCTGCACGGCACCAACTCGGTGATCGAGCCGTCGACGGATGGCAGCTCGCGGGTGTTCACGACCCCGCGGCTCCTCGGGGAGCTGGCGGAGGTGCTCGGCAGCCAGTTCCTGGCCCACCCGCCGATCGAGCCGTACGAGGTGCTGGTGACCCGGCCCGACCATCCGCTGGTCGCCGGGATCGGTCCGTTCACGGTCACCGACGAGCTCTACGTGTGCGCGCTGCACGGCGAGCTGGAGGTGCTGCTGCACGCCGAGTACACGGGGCCGTGCCGCGGTTTCGCCGAAGGCGACGCGGCGGCCCTCGACGCCGCGCCCCGGCCGGTGCTGTATCTCAAGCGGCACGGCCTCGGTGAGGTCTGCTACTTCACCCTCGGCCACTGCAGGGGCCGCTACGACATGCAGGATCTCGGAGTGGACGACACCGGACGCGTGGACGTGGGGCCCTGGCGGACACCGGAGTTCCTGACAGTGCTCCGGCGCTGTGTGGAGCGGACGGTGGGCGGGCGGAGCCAGGCCGGGGGAGCGGGGTGA
- a CDS encoding SDR family NAD(P)-dependent oxidoreductase: protein MDLGLTGAKALVTGASRGIGRAIAATLAAEGCALALCARGEEGLAKAAAELRGEGATVFAEPVDVTDPAALAAFVQRAAGALDGLDLLVSNVSAGNVKGPESWEASLRGDLIPFAGLVEAALPHLEASDRAAVVAIGTTNASDTARPAGANSYSALKAAVVQHASALAHALAPKGIRVNTVSPGPVDFPGGAWETVRASRPEVYEEVLARLPIGRYGAAEDVAAAVAFLLGRTGSFCVGVNLVVDGGLLTRVQY from the coding sequence ATGGATCTGGGACTGACGGGTGCGAAGGCGCTGGTGACCGGCGCGAGCCGGGGCATCGGCCGGGCGATCGCCGCGACCCTTGCGGCCGAGGGCTGCGCACTGGCCCTGTGCGCCCGGGGTGAGGAGGGGCTGGCGAAGGCCGCCGCCGAGCTGCGCGGCGAGGGTGCCACGGTGTTCGCGGAGCCGGTCGACGTCACCGACCCGGCCGCGCTCGCGGCCTTTGTGCAGCGGGCGGCCGGTGCACTCGACGGCCTGGACCTGCTGGTGTCCAACGTGTCGGCCGGCAATGTGAAGGGCCCCGAGTCCTGGGAAGCCAGCCTGCGCGGCGACCTGATCCCGTTCGCGGGACTCGTCGAGGCGGCCCTGCCGCACCTGGAGGCCTCCGACCGGGCCGCCGTCGTGGCCATCGGCACCACCAACGCCTCCGACACCGCGCGCCCGGCCGGAGCGAACTCGTACTCCGCGCTCAAGGCGGCCGTCGTCCAGCACGCCTCGGCCCTCGCGCACGCCCTGGCGCCGAAGGGCATCCGCGTCAACACCGTCTCGCCCGGCCCGGTCGACTTCCCCGGCGGCGCCTGGGAGACCGTCCGCGCCAGCCGCCCCGAGGTGTACGAGGAGGTGCTGGCCAGGCTGCCGATCGGCCGCTACGGCGCCGCGGAGGACGTGGCCGCGGCGGTGGCGTTCCTGCTCGGACGGACCGGCTCCTTCTGCGTCGGTGTCAACCTCGTGGTGGACGGCGGGCTGCTCACCCGCGTCCAGTACTGA
- a CDS encoding acyl-CoA dehydrogenase family protein has translation MSQPDLDAWRTQARQWLATVLEPARAPQSAGEDADLAVFHNLPEDEERLLLERCRAYQRARFDAGYQALTLPADKGGAGLTAAHVAVFAEEESAFEVPPSTELISVTVRLVAMAVSLFGTAGQLHDHARAFLRTDLLACQLFSEPGAGSDLAALRTRARQADGGEWVIDGQKVWTSGAQFADYGLLLARTDPDVVKQAGITAFLVPMDATGVEVRPIRQMSGGASFNEVFLSGVRVPDRLRIGRPGQGWEVATTTLAFERTASGSGNRRKGGTFTDVLALARSLDRTSDPLVRQRLADLYVRAALRAATVERVARTSAAGGRPGPEASLTKLMASDLLTRTGQVAAELMGARISADTGEPGTFAWTQHLLGAPGYRLAGGTDQIQRNLIGERVLKLPPEPRADRAPFSQLPGN, from the coding sequence ATGTCCCAGCCCGACCTTGACGCATGGCGCACGCAGGCACGGCAGTGGCTGGCCACCGTGCTCGAACCGGCGCGGGCGCCGCAGTCCGCCGGAGAAGACGCCGATCTCGCCGTGTTCCACAACCTCCCCGAGGACGAGGAGCGCCTGCTGCTGGAGCGCTGCCGCGCCTACCAGCGGGCCCGTTTCGACGCCGGGTACCAGGCGCTGACCCTCCCCGCGGACAAGGGCGGTGCCGGCCTGACCGCCGCCCACGTGGCCGTCTTCGCCGAGGAGGAGTCCGCCTTCGAGGTGCCGCCCTCCACCGAGCTGATCAGCGTCACCGTGCGCCTGGTCGCGATGGCCGTCTCCCTGTTCGGGACGGCCGGGCAACTCCACGACCATGCACGCGCGTTCCTGCGCACCGACCTGCTGGCCTGCCAGCTCTTCAGCGAACCCGGCGCCGGGTCCGACCTCGCGGCCCTGCGCACCCGCGCCCGGCAGGCCGACGGGGGCGAGTGGGTGATCGACGGTCAGAAGGTGTGGACCTCGGGCGCCCAGTTCGCCGACTACGGTCTGCTGCTCGCCCGCACCGACCCGGACGTCGTGAAACAGGCCGGCATCACCGCCTTCCTGGTCCCGATGGACGCCACGGGAGTGGAGGTGCGCCCCATCCGGCAGATGAGCGGCGGCGCCTCCTTCAACGAGGTCTTCCTCAGCGGCGTACGCGTCCCGGACCGGCTCCGGATCGGGCGGCCCGGCCAGGGCTGGGAGGTCGCCACCACCACCCTCGCCTTCGAACGGACCGCCTCCGGCAGCGGCAACCGCCGCAAGGGCGGCACCTTTACGGACGTTCTCGCGCTCGCCCGGTCCCTCGACCGCACCTCGGACCCGCTGGTCCGCCAGCGCCTCGCCGACCTGTACGTACGTGCCGCCCTGCGCGCGGCCACCGTCGAGCGCGTGGCCAGGACGAGCGCCGCGGGCGGCCGGCCGGGCCCGGAGGCGTCGTTGACCAAACTCATGGCCTCCGATCTGCTCACCCGCACGGGGCAGGTCGCCGCCGAGCTGATGGGGGCGCGGATCAGCGCCGACACAGGGGAACCGGGCACGTTCGCCTGGACACAGCATCTGCTCGGCGCCCCCGGCTACCGGCTGGCCGGAGGCACCGACCAGATCCAGCGCAATCTGATCGGCGAGCGGGTGCTGAAGCTGCCGCCGGAGCCGCGGGCGGACCGGGCGCCGTTCTCGCAGCTTCCCGGCAACTGA